A portion of the Halobacillus ihumii genome contains these proteins:
- the pgmB gene encoding beta-phosphoglucomutase produces MNSQHIEAVVFDLDGVITDTAHYHYLAWKQLADELGIPFDESFNENLKGVSRVDSLKLILAHGNQSDAYTDSEIEDLASQKNEFYKQLIQQLTPEDILPGIKELIEEIRSESIPVGLASVSKNAKTVLHALEIEHLFDYCADAAKIKQSKPDPEIFLTECEALGADPKHSIGVEDAKVGVQSIQASSMFAVGVGSYLDQADLMVNDTTELSWKQIKRAYLHQ; encoded by the coding sequence ATGAACTCACAACACATAGAAGCCGTCGTTTTTGATCTGGATGGGGTGATAACCGATACTGCCCATTATCATTATTTAGCTTGGAAGCAGCTGGCCGATGAATTAGGGATTCCTTTTGACGAAAGCTTTAATGAAAACCTTAAAGGTGTAAGCCGGGTTGATTCACTGAAATTGATTCTAGCGCATGGAAATCAGTCAGACGCTTATACGGATTCAGAAATAGAAGATCTAGCTAGCCAGAAAAATGAGTTCTATAAACAGTTAATCCAACAGCTTACTCCAGAGGACATTTTACCCGGCATAAAAGAACTTATTGAAGAGATTAGAAGTGAATCCATCCCTGTTGGGTTAGCTTCAGTATCAAAAAATGCCAAAACCGTCCTGCATGCCTTGGAAATCGAGCACTTATTTGATTACTGTGCGGATGCAGCTAAAATTAAGCAATCGAAACCAGATCCGGAAATTTTCCTAACTGAATGTGAAGCACTGGGAGCAGACCCTAAGCACTCCATTGGGGTTGAAGATGCAAAGGTTGGGGTTCAGTCGATCCAAGCGAGCAGCATGTTTGCGGTAGGTGTGGGATCTTATCTGGACCAAGCGGATTTGATGGTAAACGATACAACAGAGCTTTCCTGGAAACAAATAAAGCGTGCTTATTTACATCAATAG
- a CDS encoding sugar phosphorylase translates to MKDELIDQIAHHLEDIYGKRDDEVINTFQELMEQWSKKEWTTPAAPTEQNIYLITYGDSIYEEGKPTLPTLHQFLKEEVDGIITDVHLLPMFPYTSDDGFSVSDYRKIHPELGDWSDIQNFSKYYRLMFDFVANHMSQSSEWFQKYLDDDPTYKDFFIPKDPEFNSEHVVRPRTSPLYHEYGTEGKTAWTTFSKDQVDVNFANPDVLMEMTDILLSYAHQGATSIRLDAIGFIWKESGTSCIHLPQAHAIIQLWNTVMNAFQPNTQIITETNVPHEENISYFGSGTNEANMVYQFTLPPLVLYSFMKHDASKLTQWAQTIEPVSEEATYFNFLASHDGIGMRPTEGLLNEDEKQELVDQVKANGGDVSYKSNPDGSQSVYELNINYSEALKNKEEDLTVEDEVQKMLAAHSVLLSVIGVPAIYYHSLLGSKNDEGGMTESGIPRRINREKLSVDTIREELQTDPRRSGIFKGLQEMIEIRKKEAAFSPYADQEVLDLDLRLFALKRMDPNSGEEVFFVVNTSKGEVEVAIPFNGTDLFHDKKVEGSVVLSGYGYMWVKKEGDH, encoded by the coding sequence ATGAAAGACGAACTCATCGATCAAATTGCCCATCATCTTGAAGACATTTATGGCAAGAGGGATGACGAGGTGATCAATACATTTCAAGAGCTGATGGAACAGTGGTCCAAAAAAGAGTGGACGACCCCAGCTGCGCCGACAGAACAGAATATTTATCTCATTACATATGGTGATAGCATATACGAAGAGGGGAAACCAACTCTCCCGACATTGCACCAATTTTTGAAGGAAGAAGTCGACGGCATCATTACGGATGTTCATCTCTTACCAATGTTCCCTTACACTTCGGATGATGGCTTTTCCGTAAGTGACTATAGAAAGATTCATCCAGAGTTAGGGGACTGGAGTGACATTCAGAACTTTTCCAAGTATTATCGGCTGATGTTTGATTTTGTAGCCAACCATATGTCGCAATCCAGCGAATGGTTTCAAAAGTATCTTGATGATGATCCGACGTATAAAGACTTCTTTATCCCTAAAGATCCAGAGTTTAATAGTGAGCATGTAGTCAGACCTAGAACCTCGCCACTCTATCATGAGTACGGCACGGAAGGGAAAACAGCCTGGACAACCTTTAGTAAGGATCAGGTAGACGTTAACTTTGCGAATCCTGATGTGCTAATGGAAATGACAGATATCCTGCTTTCTTATGCCCATCAAGGCGCAACCAGTATCCGGTTGGATGCGATCGGCTTTATATGGAAGGAATCAGGCACATCCTGCATTCACTTGCCACAGGCTCATGCCATTATTCAATTATGGAATACGGTCATGAATGCCTTTCAGCCGAATACCCAGATCATTACAGAGACGAACGTTCCCCATGAAGAAAATATAAGCTACTTTGGAAGCGGAACGAATGAAGCGAACATGGTGTACCAGTTTACGCTGCCTCCGCTCGTTCTTTATAGTTTTATGAAGCATGATGCATCAAAGCTAACCCAATGGGCTCAAACCATTGAACCCGTATCAGAAGAAGCAACTTACTTTAACTTCCTGGCCAGTCATGATGGCATAGGCATGCGCCCTACAGAAGGATTGTTGAATGAAGACGAAAAGCAAGAGCTCGTCGATCAAGTAAAAGCAAATGGCGGAGATGTTTCGTATAAAAGTAATCCAGATGGAAGCCAATCTGTCTATGAGCTAAACATCAACTATTCGGAAGCCTTAAAGAATAAGGAAGAAGACCTTACCGTAGAAGATGAAGTACAAAAGATGCTAGCAGCCCATTCCGTTCTACTATCCGTCATCGGCGTACCCGCTATTTACTATCATTCCTTATTAGGATCAAAAAATGATGAGGGAGGTATGACAGAGTCAGGCATTCCACGACGAATCAATAGAGAAAAGCTAAGTGTTGATACGATTCGTGAAGAACTCCAAACGGATCCGCGTCGGTCTGGCATTTTTAAAGGGCTTCAAGAAATGATAGAGATTCGTAAAAAAGAAGCAGCCTTTTCACCATATGCCGACCAAGAAGTACTCGATTTAGATCTGCGCCTTTTTGCCTTAAAGAGAATGGATCCTAATTCAGGGGAGGAAGTTTTCTTTGTTGTTAACACGTCAAAAGGAGAGGTCGAAGTAGCGATACCATTTAACGGAACGGACTTATTCCATGATAAGAAAGTAGAAGGTTCCGTTGTTCTTTCAGGTTATGGATATATGTGGGTTAAGAAAGAGGGAGACCATTAA
- a CDS encoding DUF262 and DUF1524 domain-containing protein — MKATETNLLQFLKGPKQFVIPIYQRTYSWTKKQCEQLWQDIVRAAEDESLSGHFMGSVVYVEKGLYHVTSVPRLLVIDGQQRLTTLSLILSAFSELMEENEKESSLITAKKARNYYLLNSDEEDEDHYKLLLTQKDRNTYIDILERRDLDKGHSNRVVENHGFFKETMKKSDLSLDEIYEGISKLIMVDISLDRDKDNPQLIFESLNSTGLDLSQADLIRNYFLMGLEEKDQKRLYKNYWYKLEKRFGHLEDTRYFDRFIRDYLTLKTGTIPKLGVVYEAFKSYVQQNSHDSIEEVIEDVFKYGNYYINLTFHDDDPLLERYFKEIRSLKVDVSYPFLLKVYEDYTCNLLNRDGFSEVLELVISYVFRRAICGIPTNSLNKTFASLIREVNSEEYTKSIKAALLLRTGYRRFPSDEEFKRKLVMKDVYNFRSRNTLLRKLENFNRKEPINVENYTIEHIVPQNKNVSDAWQNELGPDWKQIKEEYLHTLGNLTLTGYNSELSDRSFEEKSKLKGGFNDSPLWLNRSLANCRKWDESAIKERADILAGRALQIWPYANLSEEELAKYRVNDPSEADQGYTLRYHEDTFSSDTLAIYEKLKMKILNLDTSITEEFKKYYIAYKTDGHNFVDLEPAKAHLKLWLNVKANSLHDPNHLTKDVSNIGHRGNGELEIKVTPNIDPELVMDLIKQSYEQNLEYA; from the coding sequence ATGAAAGCAACAGAAACGAACTTGTTACAATTTCTAAAAGGACCCAAGCAATTTGTTATTCCTATTTATCAACGTACATATAGTTGGACGAAGAAACAGTGCGAACAACTTTGGCAGGATATTGTGCGAGCTGCAGAGGACGAGAGTTTATCAGGGCACTTTATGGGATCTGTAGTTTATGTAGAGAAAGGCCTTTACCATGTTACTTCTGTTCCAAGATTATTAGTTATCGATGGGCAGCAGCGTTTAACTACCCTCAGTCTAATACTTTCTGCTTTCTCGGAATTGATGGAGGAGAATGAAAAGGAATCTTCTTTGATCACAGCTAAAAAAGCAAGAAACTATTATTTGTTAAACTCTGATGAAGAAGATGAAGACCATTATAAACTTCTTTTGACGCAAAAAGATAGAAACACTTATATTGACATATTGGAAAGAAGAGATCTGGACAAGGGCCATTCTAATAGAGTCGTAGAAAATCATGGATTCTTTAAAGAAACCATGAAAAAGAGTGACTTATCCTTAGACGAGATCTATGAGGGAATTAGTAAATTAATTATGGTAGACATTTCTTTAGACAGAGATAAGGATAACCCTCAATTGATATTTGAAAGCTTAAACTCTACGGGGCTGGACCTTTCCCAGGCCGATTTAATTCGAAATTACTTTTTAATGGGGTTAGAAGAAAAGGACCAGAAGAGACTATACAAAAATTATTGGTATAAACTTGAGAAAAGATTTGGACATTTAGAAGATACTCGCTACTTTGATCGGTTTATACGTGATTATCTTACCCTTAAAACAGGTACCATACCAAAATTAGGGGTTGTCTACGAAGCTTTCAAAAGTTATGTCCAGCAAAATTCTCATGATTCAATTGAGGAAGTCATCGAAGACGTATTTAAATATGGCAATTACTATATTAATTTAACTTTCCATGACGATGATCCTTTACTTGAACGGTACTTTAAAGAGATCCGCAGTCTGAAAGTAGATGTGTCATATCCATTTCTTCTCAAAGTGTATGAGGATTACACATGTAACCTTCTTAATAGGGATGGATTTTCAGAAGTATTAGAACTCGTAATCAGCTATGTCTTCCGTAGAGCAATATGTGGTATCCCTACTAATTCTCTTAACAAGACGTTTGCTTCATTAATCAGAGAAGTTAATTCCGAGGAATATACTAAGAGTATTAAAGCTGCGTTGCTGTTACGAACAGGCTATCGACGGTTTCCTTCTGACGAGGAATTTAAACGCAAGTTAGTCATGAAGGATGTTTATAATTTCAGGAGTCGTAACACCCTATTACGAAAACTTGAGAACTTTAACAGAAAAGAACCAATTAACGTAGAAAATTATACCATTGAACACATTGTGCCCCAGAATAAGAATGTGTCCGATGCATGGCAAAATGAACTTGGCCCGGATTGGAAGCAGATCAAGGAAGAATACCTTCATACTCTAGGTAACTTAACCCTAACCGGTTATAATTCAGAGTTAAGCGACCGTTCTTTTGAAGAAAAGTCCAAGCTTAAAGGCGGATTCAACGATAGTCCACTATGGCTGAATCGTAGTTTAGCTAATTGTAGAAAGTGGGACGAGTCAGCAATTAAAGAAAGAGCTGATATTCTAGCTGGGAGAGCTTTGCAAATATGGCCATATGCTAACTTAAGTGAAGAAGAATTAGCCAAATACCGAGTAAATGACCCAAGTGAAGCAGACCAGGGATACACATTAAGGTACCATGAGGATACCTTCAGTTCAGATACCCTTGCAATCTATGAAAAATTAAAAATGAAAATATTAAATTTAGACACCAGTATAACTGAAGAATTTAAAAAGTATTATATTGCTTATAAAACAGACGGACACAACTTTGTTGATTTAGAGCCTGCGAAAGCTCATTTAAAGCTGTGGTTAAATGTGAAGGCAAATAGTTTACATGATCCTAATCATTTAACGAAAGATGTATCCAACATTGGACATCGGGGTAATGGCGAACTAGAGATAAAAGTAACACCTAATATCGATCCTGAATTAGTAATGGACTTGATAAAACAGTCTTATGAGCAGAACCTTGAGTATGCATAA
- a CDS encoding malate:quinone oxidoreductase encodes MSNSQSKTDVILIGAGIMSATLGALLKELVPDWNIRVFERLDSGGEESSNVWNNAGTGHAALCELNYTKEQPDGSIDMSKATKVNEQFQVSKQFWTYLVNSNLIRNPQEFIKPLPHMSLVQGEQNVKFLRKRFKTMVDNPLFDAMEFSDDPETLKEWIPLIMKDRASNEAIAATKIDAGTDVNFGVLTRKMFDTLESTDIDVNYQHSVKDIKRTSDGAWEVKVQDLEHDKLETHTSDFVFIGGGGGSLHLLQKTGIPEAKHIGGFPVSGQFMVCNNPEVIEQHHAKVYGKAKVGAPPMSVPHLDTRYIDSKTSLLFGPFAGFSPKFLKTGSLLDLITSVRKDNLFTMIAAGVKNASLTKYLIEQVILSKEKRMEQLREFIPTAKSEDWDLVTAGQRVQVIKDTKEGGKGTLQFGTELVHSADGSIAALLGASPGASTAVSVMLELMEKCFPQHIKEWEPKIKEMIPSYGKKLVENPELIKEIHTSTAEALNLVDQKKNESAESDSRVLQEA; translated from the coding sequence ATGAGCAACAGCCAGAGTAAAACAGACGTTATTTTAATTGGTGCAGGAATTATGAGTGCAACGCTTGGAGCATTGTTGAAAGAACTAGTGCCGGACTGGAATATTCGCGTGTTTGAAAGGCTTGATAGTGGAGGGGAAGAAAGTTCAAACGTGTGGAATAATGCGGGTACGGGACATGCTGCTCTGTGTGAGCTGAACTACACGAAGGAACAGCCGGACGGTTCGATCGACATGTCTAAAGCTACAAAAGTGAATGAACAATTCCAGGTTTCAAAGCAATTTTGGACTTATCTTGTAAACAGTAATCTGATTCGTAATCCTCAAGAGTTCATTAAACCATTGCCTCATATGAGTTTGGTGCAAGGGGAACAGAATGTTAAATTTCTAAGAAAGCGTTTCAAAACAATGGTGGACAACCCTTTATTTGATGCGATGGAATTTTCCGATGATCCGGAAACACTGAAAGAATGGATTCCACTGATCATGAAAGACCGGGCCTCAAATGAAGCGATCGCAGCTACAAAAATCGATGCGGGAACAGATGTTAACTTTGGGGTGTTAACTCGTAAAATGTTTGACACCTTGGAAAGTACGGACATTGATGTTAATTACCAGCATAGTGTGAAGGATATTAAGCGGACCAGCGACGGTGCATGGGAAGTGAAGGTGCAGGACCTCGAGCACGATAAACTTGAGACCCATACGTCTGACTTCGTCTTTATCGGCGGTGGAGGCGGAAGCCTGCACTTGCTGCAAAAGACTGGCATTCCTGAAGCTAAACATATCGGAGGCTTCCCAGTTAGCGGACAATTTATGGTGTGTAACAATCCGGAAGTGATCGAACAGCATCATGCTAAAGTGTACGGTAAAGCCAAGGTGGGAGCTCCGCCAATGTCTGTGCCGCACTTAGATACACGTTATATCGACAGCAAAACATCGCTGCTATTCGGACCGTTTGCCGGCTTTTCACCGAAGTTTTTAAAAACGGGGTCCTTGCTTGATTTGATCACATCCGTACGTAAGGATAATCTCTTTACGATGATCGCGGCAGGCGTGAAAAACGCTTCGTTGACGAAATACTTGATTGAACAAGTGATTTTATCTAAAGAAAAACGTATGGAACAGTTACGTGAATTTATTCCAACCGCCAAGAGCGAGGATTGGGATTTAGTCACAGCGGGTCAACGTGTGCAAGTGATCAAAGATACGAAAGAAGGCGGCAAAGGAACCCTTCAATTTGGTACAGAACTTGTCCATTCTGCTGACGGCTCGATCGCGGCTTTACTCGGTGCCTCTCCAGGTGCTTCTACGGCCGTTTCTGTCATGCTTGAATTAATGGAAAAATGCTTTCCTCAGCATATCAAAGAATGGGAGCCGAAAATTAAAGAAATGATCCCTTCTTATGGCAAGAAGCTAGTGGAAAACCCTGAACTAATTAAAGAAATTCATACTTCCACAGCGGAAGCGTTGAACTTAGTTGATCAAAAAAAAAATGAATCTGCGGAAAGCGATTCGCGTGTCTTACAAGAAGCATAA
- a CDS encoding LLM class flavin-dependent oxidoreductase, with translation MTKQIILNAFEMNSAMHNSHGLWKHPRSQRHRRYKDLDYWMDLAKLLERGKFDAVFLADVLGIYDVYKKSKDPSIRDGLQVPLNDPALVIPAMASVTKHLSFAMTVSTTYEAPFGNARRFSTLDHLTKGRVAWNVVTSYLPNAARNFGLENMIKHDERYDIADEYLDVSYKLWETSWEDDAFVEDAENNTLVDPEKVHEINHQGKYFSVEGPHLSEPSLQRTPVIYQAGTSERGREFASKHAECIFVGGPTPERIRYYADDIRKRAENHGRNPDNIKIFSFLSVIVGETTEEAEQKFEEYARHWSPDAAKAQYGASGYDIGEYEEMDPDLPFEYTKSTEGGHYKAATLTKDAPKKLTVGEVLNRFESPDRNSIIVGNPKEVADAIQFQFEESGVDGFNLNHLVTPGDLEDFVELVIPELQDRGLYKKDYQEGTLREKLFPHGESVLPEDHPGSQYRYSLT, from the coding sequence ATGACGAAACAAATTATCCTAAATGCCTTTGAAATGAATAGCGCGATGCACAATTCCCACGGATTGTGGAAACATCCAAGAAGTCAGCGCCACCGCCGTTATAAAGACTTAGATTATTGGATGGACTTAGCAAAACTATTAGAAAGAGGCAAATTTGATGCCGTGTTCCTCGCCGATGTGCTGGGAATCTATGACGTGTATAAAAAAAGTAAAGATCCCTCGATCCGCGATGGGCTGCAGGTGCCGTTAAATGATCCTGCCCTCGTGATCCCGGCGATGGCCAGCGTGACGAAGCATTTGTCCTTTGCGATGACGGTCAGTACGACTTATGAAGCGCCATTTGGAAATGCCCGTCGTTTCTCTACTCTCGATCACCTGACAAAAGGGCGAGTCGCTTGGAACGTAGTGACCTCTTACCTGCCAAATGCGGCACGCAATTTTGGCTTAGAGAATATGATCAAGCACGATGAACGCTACGATATTGCCGATGAATATCTCGATGTGTCTTATAAACTCTGGGAAACGAGCTGGGAAGATGACGCGTTTGTGGAAGATGCCGAAAACAACACACTCGTTGATCCAGAAAAAGTTCATGAAATTAATCACCAAGGAAAATACTTTTCCGTAGAAGGACCGCACCTAAGTGAACCCTCCTTACAGCGGACACCTGTCATCTATCAAGCCGGCACATCCGAACGAGGACGCGAATTCGCCTCTAAGCACGCCGAGTGCATCTTTGTCGGTGGTCCGACACCCGAGCGAATTCGCTACTATGCCGATGATATTCGCAAGCGTGCGGAAAACCACGGCCGTAATCCAGACAACATTAAAATCTTCTCCTTCCTTAGTGTGATTGTTGGCGAAACGACTGAGGAAGCGGAGCAAAAGTTTGAAGAATATGCACGCCACTGGAGTCCGGACGCCGCGAAAGCCCAGTACGGAGCAAGCGGGTACGACATTGGCGAGTATGAAGAAATGGATCCCGATCTTCCTTTTGAATACACGAAGTCTACGGAAGGCGGTCACTATAAAGCGGCCACGCTAACGAAGGATGCTCCTAAAAAACTAACCGTCGGTGAAGTACTGAACCGCTTTGAATCACCAGACCGTAATAGCATTATTGTCGGAAATCCGAAAGAAGTGGCCGACGCGATTCAATTTCAGTTTGAAGAGTCAGGGGTGGATGGCTTTAACTTAAACCATTTAGTGACTCCAGGAGACCTTGAGGATTTTGTGGAGCTGGTGATACCTGAATTGCAAGATCGCGGATTGTATAAGAAGGATTATCAGGAAGGTACATTAAGGGAAAAGCTGTTTCCACATGGGGAAAGTGTACTGCCTGAGGATCATCCCGGCAGTCAATATAGATATTCGTTAACGTGA
- a CDS encoding sodium:solute symporter family protein, giving the protein MQLITGPLFWTLVSLLVLYFIFVTWIGKKGNKFSKSMNGFATARGKVNPWLVGASYAASFASANLFIGVPGLAYEHGVAVLWYTLGGFGAGWIALLLFAKKFWRYGKKFGGVSTLPEWLGRRYNSKTLQVLVTFLVLFNVYYIVGQNVGLATIFETVLGIPYFWGILAGVTITILYIGLGGAFAQIVTDGIQGALMVITSLLIFASLFWTIGGGLNLFGELSSQLKAIDPELVAPLNGPYNSVLAILSVQFLHISFVVMPHLLNKVLSLETEEQLRPFTLSAGLGMFFITVLMVLGGLAARVIAPSLGSADSAIPAYVLEAFPPIIGAIIIVGIISAILSSTDSLYLSITSSIGNDLYKVLAPILSKTKLSQHALDLRSVKVAKGSLVFVGLVTFYLSLDRPDSLAILIQFSFSAIISGLLAPIVLGYLWEKSNGYGAIASLLSGTGLYVVFTSLNVFENIYISLFLAAAAGFVVMIVTCLLTTAKVTEEQRDVFLKDVL; this is encoded by the coding sequence ATGCAGCTCATTACGGGACCACTGTTCTGGACGCTTGTTAGTCTACTAGTCTTGTATTTCATTTTTGTCACATGGATTGGGAAAAAGGGGAATAAATTTAGTAAATCGATGAACGGGTTTGCTACAGCGAGAGGAAAGGTAAACCCGTGGCTGGTCGGGGCAAGCTATGCCGCGAGCTTTGCCAGTGCCAATTTGTTTATTGGAGTGCCTGGGCTTGCTTATGAGCATGGTGTGGCCGTGTTATGGTACACACTTGGCGGCTTTGGCGCTGGCTGGATCGCGCTGTTGCTTTTTGCCAAAAAGTTCTGGAGATATGGCAAGAAGTTCGGCGGAGTGTCGACACTTCCTGAATGGCTCGGAAGGAGATACAACAGCAAAACCTTGCAAGTTCTTGTTACGTTTCTAGTACTGTTTAATGTGTACTACATTGTCGGGCAGAATGTCGGGTTAGCGACGATCTTTGAAACGGTCCTCGGCATTCCGTACTTCTGGGGGATTCTCGCCGGGGTAACAATTACGATTCTCTATATTGGCCTTGGCGGCGCTTTTGCTCAAATCGTCACGGATGGGATTCAAGGGGCTCTGATGGTGATTACATCGCTTCTAATCTTTGCCTCATTATTCTGGACGATTGGCGGGGGACTGAATTTATTTGGCGAGCTTTCCTCCCAGTTGAAAGCGATCGATCCAGAACTCGTCGCTCCGTTAAATGGACCGTACAACAGTGTGCTGGCCATATTGTCGGTACAGTTTTTACATATCAGCTTTGTGGTTATGCCGCATTTGCTGAATAAGGTATTGTCCCTGGAAACGGAGGAGCAGCTGCGGCCGTTTACACTGTCGGCTGGGCTTGGCATGTTCTTCATTACCGTTTTGATGGTCTTAGGTGGTCTGGCGGCTCGCGTGATCGCACCCTCCCTTGGCAGTGCGGACTCGGCCATTCCGGCTTATGTATTAGAAGCGTTTCCGCCGATCATTGGTGCGATTATTATCGTTGGAATCATTTCTGCGATTTTATCGAGTACTGACAGCTTGTATTTAAGCATCACTTCAAGCATCGGCAACGATCTTTACAAGGTGCTTGCACCGATTTTGTCAAAAACAAAGCTATCTCAACATGCGCTCGATTTGCGTTCTGTCAAAGTGGCAAAAGGCTCGCTCGTGTTCGTTGGATTGGTCACCTTTTACCTCTCGCTCGATCGGCCGGATTCGCTTGCGATTCTGATACAGTTCAGTTTCTCAGCGATTATTAGCGGCTTGCTGGCACCGATCGTTCTCGGCTATCTTTGGGAAAAGTCGAACGGCTACGGTGCGATCGCCTCACTGCTTTCAGGGACGGGACTGTATGTAGTGTTCACAAGTTTGAACGTATTCGAAAATATTTATATTTCCTTGTTCCTGGCTGCAGCAGCTGGATTCGTGGTGATGATCGTAACTTGTCTGCTTACGACAGCTAAAGTGACTGAGGAACAACGAGATGTTTTCTTAAAAGATGTACTATAA
- a CDS encoding CoA-acylating methylmalonate-semialdehyde dehydrogenase, which yields MTQTEVKSIQNYVGGKWITPKSEQTEEVLNPAAGEVIARVPISSDEDVDNAVEAAAVAFETWKEVAIPKRARILFKYQQLLVDHWDELAELITIENGKSFKEAYGEVQRGIECVEFAAGAPTLTMGSQLPSIASGLESGVYRYPIGVVGGITPFNFPMMVPAWMFPLAIVTGNTFVLKPSERTPLLANRLAELFEEAGLPEGVLNIVHGAHDVVNGLLDHPKVAAISFVGSQPVAEYVYKRGTQNLKRVQALSGAKNHSIVLRDANIENAVDQIIAAAFGSAGERCMACSVVAVEHSIADQVVEGLVRRANELKIVNGLDEDVFLGPVIRDQHKERTLQYIETGENEGAKLVRDGREDQNIPDAGYFVGPTIFDNVTSEMKIWQDEIFAPVLSISRVENLEEAVELTNQSQFANGACLFTNEGGHVRTFRETIDAGMLGVNIGVPAPMAFFPFSGWKDSFYGDLHVNGQDGVEFYTRKKVITSRWV from the coding sequence TTGACACAAACAGAAGTAAAGTCCATTCAGAATTATGTAGGTGGAAAATGGATTACACCGAAATCAGAGCAAACGGAAGAGGTGCTGAATCCCGCTGCAGGGGAAGTGATCGCCCGTGTCCCGATTTCGTCAGACGAGGACGTTGACAATGCTGTAGAAGCAGCAGCTGTAGCTTTTGAAACATGGAAGGAGGTAGCTATTCCAAAGCGGGCGCGTATTTTATTTAAATACCAGCAATTGCTCGTCGACCATTGGGATGAGCTGGCCGAGCTGATTACCATTGAAAACGGAAAAAGCTTTAAAGAGGCTTATGGAGAGGTTCAGCGCGGGATTGAATGTGTGGAGTTTGCGGCCGGGGCTCCGACATTAACGATGGGCTCCCAACTGCCATCGATTGCGTCAGGGCTGGAGTCCGGGGTTTACCGTTACCCTATTGGCGTGGTAGGCGGGATTACTCCGTTCAACTTTCCGATGATGGTTCCAGCCTGGATGTTCCCACTGGCGATTGTGACAGGAAATACGTTTGTGCTGAAGCCGTCGGAACGTACACCATTACTGGCCAATCGTCTGGCGGAACTTTTTGAAGAGGCTGGGCTGCCTGAAGGGGTGCTGAACATTGTTCACGGCGCTCATGATGTCGTCAATGGCTTATTAGATCATCCAAAAGTTGCGGCGATTTCCTTTGTTGGCTCGCAGCCTGTTGCTGAGTATGTGTATAAACGAGGAACACAAAATTTAAAGCGTGTGCAGGCATTGTCTGGCGCGAAAAACCATTCGATCGTGTTGCGAGATGCTAACATTGAAAATGCGGTCGACCAAATTATCGCAGCAGCCTTCGGGTCAGCAGGGGAACGCTGTATGGCCTGTTCTGTAGTAGCTGTGGAGCATTCCATCGCTGACCAAGTAGTAGAGGGGCTTGTCCGCAGAGCCAATGAACTTAAAATCGTCAATGGACTAGACGAAGACGTCTTCTTAGGGCCTGTGATTCGTGATCAGCATAAAGAACGCACACTGCAGTACATTGAAACAGGCGAAAATGAAGGAGCCAAATTGGTACGCGATGGTCGGGAAGATCAGAACATCCCGGATGCTGGCTATTTTGTAGGGCCGACGATTTTTGATAACGTAACGAGCGAAATGAAAATTTGGCAGGATGAAATTTTCGCGCCAGTACTGTCGATCAGTCGGGTGGAAAATCTGGAAGAAGCGGTAGAGCTGACGAATCAGTCTCAGTTTGCTAACGGGGCTTGTCTGTTTACGAATGAAGGCGGTCATGTCCGGACGTTCCGGGAAACAATTGATGCTGGGATGCTTGGTGTCAATATTGGTGTACCCGCGCCGATGGCTTTCTTTCCGTTCTCGGGCTGGAAGGATTCCTTCTACGGTGATCTTCATGTGAACGGCCAGGATGGGGTAGAGTTTTATACACGTAAGAAAGTGATCACTTCTCGTTGGGTATAA